From one Montipora capricornis isolate CH-2021 chromosome 10, ASM3666992v2, whole genome shotgun sequence genomic stretch:
- the LOC138020099 gene encoding uncharacterized protein, translated as MINDLEIAHPLWKYVDDTTASETAPKEGESDAQSIADCVIEWSRENRVHLNSDKCKELRISFSKRPGFFDPIVIEGKELEVVGSVKLLGLNIARDLTWNSHILEVIKKASKRLYFLVQLKRARIPLQDLVLIYTSCLRSVTEYAIPAFYNALPLYLKNELLRIEKRSISIITAGDCVVAQDLGIRPILEHYEFLCQKLFKGILDNPSHKLKALLPPIHRPSYNLKNKRHFNMPLLRTFRTMNTFIFAMARKFNG; from the coding sequence ATGATAAATGATCTTGAAATCGCGCATCCATTatggaaatatgttgatgatacaaCAGCCTCGGAGACGGCACCAAAAGAGGGTGAAAGCGACGCCCAAAGTATAGCAGATTGTGTTATTGAGTGGTCGCGAGAGAATAGAGTTCACTTGAATTCTGATAAGTGCAAAGAGCTTCGAATCTCATTTTCTAAAAGGCCCGGGTTTTTTGATCCCATAGTAATTGAAGGCAAAGAGCTGGAGGTAGTTGGTAGTGTAAAGCTCCTGGGCCTCAATATAGCACGCGACTTGACCTGGAACAGTCATATATTAGAAGTAATCAAAAAGGCCAGTAAGAGGTTATATTTTTTAGTACAACTAAAGAGAGCTAGGATTCCCTTACAAGACCTAGTACTTATTTACACATCATGTCTGAGATCTGTAACAGAGTACGCAATACCTGCCTTCTATAATGCGCTTCCGCTATATTTGAAGAATGAGCTTTTACGAATTGAGAAACGGTCAATTTCCATTATAACTGCGGGCGATTGCGTGGTTGCTCAAGATTTAGGAATACGACCTATTTTAGAGCATTACGAATTTCtatgtcaaaagctttttaaaggtattttagACAACCCTAGCCATAAGTTAAAGGCGCTTCTTCCACCAATACACAGACCTAgctacaatttaaaaaataagcGCCATTTTAATATGCCACTCCTTCGCACTTTCAGAACGATGAACACTTTTATATTTGCTATGGCAAGAAAGTTTAATGGCTAG